One window from the genome of Schistocerca piceifrons isolate TAMUIC-IGC-003096 chromosome 1, iqSchPice1.1, whole genome shotgun sequence encodes:
- the LOC124793615 gene encoding uncharacterized protein LOC124793615 — MEPNGVKRSWMDENFMLDVLRTANSSGLTIDKFDVTTALSPGNNYISEIYRVIIETSDHQVRSVIVKCLPTAEYNLKFIADSRLFEKETLFYSETLPAMYSVEDAHSLKLEPLAPECFYSERDSLLLLEDLNAVGFKMPDRLQGLNLDETVLAVEALARFHALSVDLPDLEELYPDTLYCGKDFEHASRYVANGVTALAAAVETWPGFCELGLRLRETARSAHARVVELLESKESPVLVLNHGDFWTNNIMFRRDAATGQPVNVRLLDFQMLRYGSPALDLQILFNTSVKEEVRHDLRDTVLKRYHDAFTRACKRIGRESHFSLEQLHAEMERNAFFGFLNACLMLPVVLAERGQPPDLGHLASNPDAKLDCHSVSRFRKQFQRILMESRELL; from the coding sequence ATGGAACCAAACGGTGTAAAACGGTCGTGGATGGACGAAAATTTTATGTTAGATGTTCTGCGCACAGCGAATTCGTCTGGCTTAACCATTGATAAATTTGACGTCACAACAGCTCTGTCGCCAGGCAACAACTACATCAGCGAAATCTACCGTGTGATTATTGAAACTTCAGACCACCAAGTGCGCTCTGTGATCGTCAAGTGTTTGCCGACCGCGGAATACAACTTGAAGTTTATAGCCGATTCCCGCCTATTTGAGAAAGAGACACTATTCTACAGTGAAACGCTGCCTGCTATGTATAGTGTTGAAGATGCTCATTCCCTCAAGCTGGAACCACTGGCACCTGAGTGTTTTTACAGCGAACGTGACAGTCTCTTACTTCTCGAAGATCTCAACGCCGTCGGGTTCAAAATGCCAGATAGGCTGCAGGGACTGAACCTTGACGAAACAGTTCTGGCAGTCGAAGCACTTGCGCGATTTCATGCGTTATCCGTGGATTTGCCTGATTTGGAGGAGCTGTACCCGGACACACTGTACTGCGGTAAGGATTTCGAACACGCGTCTCGGTACGTTGCTAACGGCGTTACAGCGCTTGCAGCGGCTGTCGAGACCTGGCCTGGGTTTTGTGAATTGGGTCTTCGATTAAGGGAAACAGCAAGAAGTGCGCATGCACGTGTTGTGGAGCTTCTGGAATCGAAAGAGTCACCCGTGCTAGTGTTGAACCACGGTGACTTCTGGACCAACAATATAATGTTCCGTCGAGATGCAGCGACTGGCCAGCCGGTCAACGTCCGCTTACTCGATTTCCAAATGTTGCGCTACGGATCGCCCGCTCTTGATCTACAGATTCTTTTTAACACTAGTGTGAAGGAGGAGGTACGCCATGATCTCAGGGACACAGTACTGAAACGGTACCACGATGCTTTCACTCGTGCGTGCAAACGAATAGGACGGGAGTCCCATTTTTCATTGGAGCAGCTGCATGCagaaatggaaagaaatgcattctTTGGTTTTTTAAATGCATGTCTCATGTTGCCCGTGGTTTTAGCTGAGAGGGGACAGCCCCCAGATTTAGGGCATTTGGCATCCAATCCGGATGCAAAGTTGGACTGCCATTCTGTGTCGAGGTTCAGAAAACAGTTTCAACGGATTCTTATGGAGTCGAGGGAACTTTTGTGA